One genomic region from Chthoniobacterales bacterium encodes:
- a CDS encoding amidohydrolase family protein, whose amino-acid sequence MALSRIDTHHHLFPPEYLAAVKERGVKAGGGVTFPEWSPEASLEIMDRHGIETAVLSLASPGVDLGDAALARELARNCNEYGAELMRKYPARFGYFACVPLPNTADAVAETAYAYDTLKCDGIVLLADSGDRFLGDPEFEELMQELNRRNAIVFVHPNVHSTSRHLGLKFPEALFEFLADTTRAFLNLVLSGTLHRHPNIRWILSHAGAAIPAHAWRWALADRHPVVRKNAPDGVLSYLSRLYFDTALSPSRNAMRPVLDLAGPDRVLFGSDYPYAHGDVLDFEIMELDRLDVFDGAGREKMTRSNALSLFPRFNESKN is encoded by the coding sequence ATGGCCTTATCCCGAATCGATACGCATCATCACCTGTTTCCGCCCGAGTACCTTGCCGCGGTTAAAGAACGCGGAGTAAAGGCCGGGGGCGGAGTCACGTTTCCGGAATGGTCGCCGGAAGCTTCGCTGGAGATCATGGATCGCCATGGAATAGAGACGGCGGTCCTTTCGCTGGCTTCGCCCGGGGTCGATCTCGGCGATGCCGCCCTCGCACGAGAATTGGCGCGGAACTGCAACGAATATGGCGCCGAGCTGATGCGAAAATATCCGGCGCGCTTCGGTTATTTTGCCTGCGTCCCGTTGCCGAACACGGCCGATGCGGTGGCGGAAACCGCTTACGCCTACGACACGCTGAAGTGCGACGGAATCGTGTTGCTGGCTGATTCCGGCGACCGTTTCCTGGGCGATCCCGAGTTCGAGGAACTGATGCAGGAACTCAACCGGCGGAATGCCATCGTGTTCGTGCATCCCAACGTGCATTCCACCAGCCGGCACCTGGGATTGAAATTCCCGGAAGCGCTTTTCGAATTTCTGGCCGACACCACTCGCGCGTTTTTGAATCTGGTGCTTTCGGGAACGCTGCATCGGCATCCGAATATTCGCTGGATACTGTCGCACGCCGGCGCCGCCATTCCGGCGCACGCCTGGCGCTGGGCCCTCGCGGACCGCCACCCAGTTGTGCGAAAGAACGCGCCCGATGGCGTGCTGTCGTATCTCAGCCGGTTGTATTTCGACACCGCGCTTTCCCCATCGCGAAACGCGATGCGCCCGGTGCTCGACCTCGCCGGGCCCGATCGCGTCCTCTTCGGGTCAGATTATCCGTACGCGCACGGCGATGTGCTGGATTTCGAAATTATGGAACTCGATCGGCTGGACGTGTTCGACGGCGCCGGCCGCGAAAAGATGACAAGAAGCAACGCGCTGAGCCTCTTCCCGCGCTTTAACGAAAGTAAGAACTAA
- a CDS encoding class I SAM-dependent methyltransferase, whose translation MTSFIDEKIEQFAREHTTAEGDLFVRLREETYRSMESPQMQVDRIEGEFLKMLVRLTGARLVLEIGTFTGYSALMMAAGLPDDGRLITCEVDPEAEAIARRYFAESPHGSKIDLRMGPALETIKSLTGPFDLVFIDADKPNYSKYYEASLALLKPGGLIIADNVLWSGKVLDPKDEHDHAIVAFDALVHSDPRVENVCLTVRDGVMLAWKRP comes from the coding sequence ATGACCAGCTTCATCGATGAAAAAATCGAACAGTTCGCGCGCGAGCACACGACGGCGGAAGGCGACCTGTTCGTCCGGCTTCGCGAGGAGACGTATCGCAGCATGGAGTCGCCCCAGATGCAGGTGGACCGGATCGAGGGCGAATTTCTCAAGATGCTGGTCCGCCTGACCGGCGCGCGGCTGGTCCTGGAGATCGGAACCTTTACTGGTTACAGCGCGTTGATGATGGCTGCCGGCCTTCCGGATGACGGACGACTGATTACCTGCGAGGTCGATCCCGAGGCGGAAGCGATTGCCCGGCGCTATTTTGCCGAGAGTCCGCACGGTTCCAAAATCGATCTTCGAATGGGACCGGCCCTGGAAACGATCAAAAGCCTGACCGGTCCGTTTGACCTGGTCTTCATCGATGCCGACAAGCCGAACTATTCGAAATACTACGAAGCTTCGCTGGCCCTGCTGAAACCGGGCGGCCTGATCATCGCCGACAACGTTCTCTGGAGCGGCAAAGTGCTCGATCCGAAAGACGAGCACGATCACGCCATCGTAGCGTTCGACGCGCTCGTCCACTCCGATCCGCGGGTCGAGAATGTCTGCCTGACGGTTCGCGACGGCGTCATGCTGGCCTGGAAAAGGCCATAG
- a CDS encoding chloride channel protein: MLLLVGFALPLGVISALVAKALLWLIAEITNLVFFQRFSPEMETLQHHHLGPWVIAAPVVGALVIGLMARYGSEKIRGHGIPEAIEAILLGGSLIQPRVAILKPVSSAISIGTGGPFGAEGPIIMTGGAVGSLLAQLFHLSAAERKTLLVAGAAGGMSAVFASPIAATLLAVELLLFEWRPRSFIPVVVAAVAAWLCRIPLLGAGPIFPVAAHPQLGVWAIIAAAGIGIAAGFGSGALTAVVYFFEDAFAKLPFHWMWWPALGALFVGIGGWLDPRVLGVGYELIHGLLRGEILGAALLGLVVGKALVWAIALGSGTSGGVLAPLLIIGGALGAVIGQWLPVGTPGLWAMIGMAAMMGGTMRSPLTGMFFLLELTHDLNALPALLCGSVAALGVTVLLLRRSILTEKLARRGQHIAREYSVDLFEMMRVAEVMDENVPLIPASTPLPRFSARIASGDPLLSGRQGTLLGDENGDLIGIITRGDIVRCFDRSRDESLTIGEAGSTKLIVAYPDETLHDAMAKMLRHDIGRMPVVDRANEKRVVGYLGRSSLLTARERYHHEEEFRSRGFGSEAPGI, encoded by the coding sequence ATGCTGCTTCTGGTCGGCTTTGCCCTGCCGCTCGGAGTGATCAGCGCCTTAGTCGCGAAAGCCTTGCTCTGGTTGATCGCCGAAATTACGAATCTCGTTTTCTTCCAGCGTTTCTCGCCCGAGATGGAGACGCTCCAACATCACCACCTGGGTCCGTGGGTCATCGCGGCGCCCGTGGTCGGCGCGCTCGTTATTGGATTGATGGCGCGTTATGGCTCCGAAAAGATTCGCGGCCACGGCATTCCCGAGGCGATCGAAGCGATTCTGCTCGGCGGAAGTTTGATCCAGCCCAGGGTGGCGATCCTCAAACCCGTCTCATCGGCCATTTCGATTGGCACCGGCGGACCGTTTGGCGCTGAAGGGCCGATCATCATGACGGGAGGCGCGGTCGGTTCGCTCCTCGCGCAGCTCTTTCATCTCAGCGCTGCCGAACGCAAAACTCTGCTCGTCGCCGGAGCCGCTGGCGGAATGTCCGCCGTCTTCGCTTCGCCGATCGCAGCAACCTTGCTTGCCGTTGAGTTACTCCTCTTTGAATGGCGGCCGCGCAGTTTCATTCCTGTCGTGGTTGCCGCGGTCGCAGCCTGGTTGTGCCGGATTCCATTGCTTGGCGCCGGCCCTATTTTCCCCGTGGCCGCGCATCCTCAGCTCGGGGTTTGGGCGATAATCGCCGCGGCTGGAATCGGAATTGCGGCCGGCTTCGGCTCGGGCGCTTTGACCGCTGTTGTCTATTTCTTTGAAGACGCCTTCGCCAAACTTCCGTTTCATTGGATGTGGTGGCCGGCCCTCGGCGCGCTCTTTGTTGGGATCGGAGGATGGCTCGACCCGCGTGTTCTCGGCGTTGGTTATGAATTGATTCACGGTTTGCTTCGCGGAGAAATTTTGGGCGCGGCGCTGCTCGGACTGGTGGTCGGAAAGGCCCTGGTCTGGGCGATCGCCCTCGGCTCGGGCACTTCGGGGGGCGTGCTCGCACCTCTCCTGATCATTGGCGGAGCTCTCGGCGCGGTGATCGGTCAATGGCTTCCGGTCGGAACGCCCGGTCTCTGGGCCATGATCGGCATGGCCGCGATGATGGGCGGCACCATGCGCTCGCCCTTGACCGGAATGTTTTTCCTCCTTGAGTTGACCCACGACCTGAACGCCCTTCCGGCGCTTCTTTGCGGTTCGGTCGCTGCTCTCGGTGTGACCGTCCTTCTCCTGCGGCGCTCCATTCTCACCGAAAAACTCGCCCGGCGCGGGCAACACATCGCGCGTGAATATAGCGTCGACTTGTTTGAGATGATGCGCGTCGCCGAAGTGATGGACGAAAATGTGCCGTTGATCCCGGCCAGCACCCCGCTGCCGCGATTTTCCGCTCGAATCGCGAGCGGCGATCCGTTGCTTTCCGGCCGCCAGGGCACTCTCCTGGGTGACGAGAACGGCGACCTCATCGGCATCATCACTCGTGGCGATATCGTCCGGTGTTTTGACCGTTCGCGCGACGAATCGCTGACCATCGGCGAAGCTGGATCAACGAAACTCATCGTGGCTTACCCCGACGAAACATTGCATGACGCCATGGCCAAAATGTTGCGACACGACATCGGCCGAATGCCGGTCGTGGATCGCGCGAACGAGAAACGCGTTGTCGGTTATCTCGGCCGGTCCAGTCTTCTCACCGCGCGAGAGCGTTACCATCACGAGGAAGAATTCCGTTCCCGCGGCTTTGGTTCTGAAGCCCCCGGAATTTGA
- a CDS encoding amidohydrolase family protein, which translates to MRILISFIFVLLGLRLASAADRTDKIFLQGNLAGTQTVKEEPGAAVRVEYSYNDRGRGDHINATWKLDGAGVPTEYEGKGNDYMKAPVEERFEIKNGKASWKNRSENGEAPVTGEAFYLPMSAPPEFFGVLARALLKAPNHKLPLLPAGEASIEVAGKVTTAKGELTEHRIVGLGFSPQSIWLDGNGVASQVSGWFSVVPDGTEGAIKDLQAAQEKTDAAWSEGIAKALARKPAGDLVIRNARLFDPRDLSVTPGTSVVITAERIVRVGPDADVKAPANAEVIDAKGKFLMPGLWDNHQHFGDVDGALDLANGVTSARDLANDLDSFPKRIARFDEGTELGPRVLKAGIIDGTGELAGPTTMRVDNAEQAIKDIDWYADHGYAQIKIYSSIKPELVPIMADHAHARGLRVSGHVPAFMSAKQFVENGADEIQHINFIELNFLFPEVKETRNRDRFIKVAERAREFTPDKPEVRDFVQFLKQHHTVLDPTMVAFEGLFCGDPTAITPGLEEIIPRFPPQVRRAMRSGALEVPPEKKDAYRESFPSMLRLLKALHDAGVTIVPGTDALAGYMLHHELELYVRAGIPAAEVLRMATLTSAEVMGANKDRGIIAAGKLADLVLVEGDPTKNIRDLDKLTAVIKAGKIHDPAAIEKALGITPGK; encoded by the coding sequence ATGCGCATACTCATTTCATTCATCTTCGTTCTCCTCGGACTGAGACTGGCATCAGCGGCTGACCGGACCGACAAGATTTTCCTGCAAGGTAACCTGGCGGGAACCCAGACGGTGAAAGAAGAACCGGGCGCCGCTGTCCGCGTGGAATATTCCTACAACGATCGCGGCCGGGGCGATCATATCAACGCGACGTGGAAGCTGGATGGCGCCGGTGTTCCGACCGAATACGAGGGGAAAGGCAACGATTACATGAAGGCGCCGGTCGAAGAGCGTTTCGAGATCAAGAACGGCAAGGCGAGCTGGAAGAATCGGAGCGAGAATGGCGAGGCGCCGGTGACGGGCGAGGCATTCTACCTGCCGATGAGTGCGCCGCCGGAATTTTTCGGTGTCCTCGCGCGCGCGCTGTTGAAGGCGCCGAACCACAAGCTGCCGCTGTTGCCGGCGGGCGAAGCGAGCATTGAAGTCGCCGGCAAGGTTACGACGGCAAAAGGCGAGCTAACCGAGCACCGCATTGTTGGCCTCGGCTTTTCCCCGCAATCGATCTGGCTCGATGGCAACGGCGTCGCGTCACAGGTCTCCGGCTGGTTCTCGGTGGTGCCGGATGGAACCGAGGGCGCGATCAAGGATCTGCAAGCGGCCCAGGAAAAAACGGACGCCGCCTGGTCGGAGGGGATCGCGAAGGCGCTGGCCCGGAAACCGGCGGGCGACCTCGTCATTCGAAACGCGCGCCTGTTCGATCCGCGCGACCTGAGCGTCACGCCCGGAACGAGCGTGGTGATCACCGCCGAACGTATTGTGCGCGTCGGGCCGGATGCCGACGTGAAAGCGCCGGCCAACGCGGAAGTCATCGATGCCAAAGGCAAATTTCTCATGCCGGGGCTCTGGGACAATCACCAGCACTTCGGCGATGTCGATGGCGCGCTCGATCTCGCCAACGGAGTGACCAGCGCCCGCGATCTCGCGAACGACCTTGATAGTTTTCCGAAGCGCATTGCACGATTCGACGAAGGAACGGAGCTGGGGCCGCGCGTTCTGAAAGCCGGGATCATCGACGGCACCGGCGAATTGGCCGGCCCAACGACGATGCGCGTCGATAACGCGGAACAGGCCATCAAGGACATCGACTGGTACGCCGACCACGGCTACGCCCAGATCAAAATCTATTCCTCAATCAAGCCGGAGCTGGTCCCGATCATGGCCGATCATGCGCACGCGCGCGGACTGCGGGTCAGCGGCCACGTCCCGGCTTTCATGTCGGCGAAACAGTTCGTCGAGAACGGCGCCGATGAAATCCAGCACATCAATTTCATCGAACTGAACTTCCTCTTCCCAGAAGTGAAGGAGACGCGGAATCGCGACCGCTTCATCAAAGTCGCGGAGCGCGCGCGGGAGTTCACTCCCGACAAACCGGAGGTGCGCGATTTCGTCCAGTTCCTCAAACAACACCACACGGTGCTCGACCCGACGATGGTGGCGTTCGAAGGCCTTTTCTGCGGCGACCCGACTGCGATCACGCCCGGCTTGGAAGAGATCATCCCGCGGTTTCCGCCTCAGGTCCGCCGCGCGATGCGGAGCGGCGCGCTCGAAGTCCCACCGGAAAAGAAGGACGCCTATCGCGAATCGTTCCCGTCCATGCTCCGCCTGCTAAAGGCGCTTCATGATGCCGGCGTCACCATTGTTCCCGGTACCGACGCCCTCGCCGGCTATATGCTCCACCACGAGCTCGAGCTTTACGTTCGCGCCGGCATTCCCGCCGCCGAAGTTCTGCGAATGGCCACGCTCACTTCCGCCGAAGTGATGGGAGCAAACAAAGACCGCGGCATCATCGCCGCCGGGAAATTGGCCGACCTGGTCCTGGTCGAGGGCGACCCCACGAAAAACATCCGGGATCTCGATAAGCTGACCGCCGTCATCAAAGCCGGCAAAATCCATGATCCGGCGGCGATCGAGAAAGCGCTCGGCATCACGCCAGGAAAGTGA
- a CDS encoding uracil-DNA glycosylase family protein, translating to MTTTSDSLIAAAGRLRDDVDRLKFAAPVTHAYNPLRYAWRAHEMYLRRYGNNPKSVLFLGMNPGPFGMAQTGIPFGQIAAVRDWLGIETPIDRPPHEHPKRPVTGFDCHRNEISGERLWGLFAKRFGTPAKFFREHLVMNYCPLAFLEETGRNRTPDKLPPEARAELFAACDEHLREVVRILSPEWLIGVGDFAAKRAREAFPNSPPQIGQILHPSPACPASNKDWAGTVTTQLRKLGVWK from the coding sequence GTGACCACGACAAGTGACTCATTGATCGCCGCGGCCGGACGACTGCGAGATGATGTCGATCGGTTGAAATTTGCCGCCCCGGTCACGCACGCTTACAACCCGTTGCGCTACGCCTGGCGCGCCCACGAGATGTACCTTCGGCGCTACGGAAACAATCCGAAGAGCGTCCTGTTTCTTGGAATGAATCCGGGTCCGTTTGGCATGGCCCAAACCGGAATTCCCTTCGGGCAAATTGCCGCTGTCCGTGATTGGCTCGGGATCGAAACGCCGATCGATCGTCCGCCTCACGAACATCCGAAACGGCCTGTGACCGGCTTCGATTGTCATCGCAACGAGATCAGCGGCGAACGGCTCTGGGGTTTGTTTGCCAAACGATTCGGCACTCCCGCAAAATTTTTCCGGGAGCACCTGGTCATGAATTATTGCCCGCTCGCCTTTCTCGAGGAGACCGGCCGTAACCGCACTCCCGATAAACTACCCCCTGAAGCGCGCGCCGAGCTCTTCGCTGCCTGCGACGAGCATCTCCGCGAAGTCGTTCGCATCCTAAGCCCAGAATGGCTTATCGGAGTGGGGGACTTCGCCGCCAAAAGAGCGCGCGAAGCGTTCCCAAATTCGCCTCCACAAATCGGCCAGATTCTCCATCCCAGCCCCGCCTGTCCCGCCTCGAACAAAGACTGGGCCGGCACCGTCACCACGCAGCTGCGAAAGCTCGGCGTCTGGAAGTAG
- a CDS encoding phosphatidylserine/phosphatidylglycerophosphate/cardiolipin synthase family protein, whose amino-acid sequence MNTLSVFFLAEGEQTADSVMARLTGFIRAAKHSLDIAVYDMRFNELLRAQLLDALRDRANAGVQIRFCFDGDKPTEPDVAAGQDPAPAGTSAFVQSLGFPWRRIAGMKLMHSKFIVRDRESVWTGSTNMTNDAFTLMENNVVTIDSPLLAASYAEDFEQLWEKENFENTGKIRTEPVPLIFADQPATVRVMFSPGLGLEIDTEIARRVRAAQRRVRICSLLINSGTLIGELLNLLRAGRVPVDGIYDRTQMAEVYTQWQGVPSNHWKIPALQEMVARAHLAGKNSTPYSPTSRHDFMHNKVLVIDDTVITGSYNFSRSAQFNAENILFIESAPLAETYSRYIDHLKTKYAR is encoded by the coding sequence TTGAACACGCTCTCTGTTTTCTTTTTGGCAGAAGGCGAACAGACCGCCGACTCGGTGATGGCGCGGCTCACCGGTTTCATCCGCGCGGCGAAACATTCCCTGGATATCGCCGTTTACGACATGCGCTTCAACGAGCTGCTGCGGGCGCAGCTTCTCGACGCTTTGCGCGATCGCGCGAACGCCGGCGTCCAGATTCGTTTCTGCTTCGACGGGGACAAACCCACCGAACCTGACGTGGCCGCGGGCCAGGACCCTGCTCCGGCCGGCACGAGCGCCTTCGTTCAGTCGTTAGGCTTTCCCTGGCGGCGCATCGCCGGGATGAAGTTGATGCACAGCAAGTTCATTGTCCGCGATCGGGAGTCGGTCTGGACCGGTTCAACGAACATGACCAATGACGCCTTCACCCTGATGGAGAACAATGTCGTCACCATCGACTCCCCGCTGCTCGCCGCCTCTTACGCCGAAGACTTCGAGCAGCTCTGGGAGAAAGAGAACTTCGAGAATACCGGAAAGATTCGCACTGAACCGGTGCCACTGATTTTCGCCGATCAACCGGCCACGGTTCGCGTCATGTTTTCTCCCGGCCTCGGCTTGGAAATCGACACCGAGATCGCTCGACGCGTCCGCGCCGCGCAACGCCGGGTCCGCATTTGCAGTCTCCTGATCAATTCCGGCACGCTGATCGGCGAGCTTCTCAATTTGCTTCGTGCCGGGCGCGTCCCGGTCGACGGCATTTATGATCGGACCCAAATGGCGGAGGTTTACACCCAGTGGCAGGGGGTTCCTTCGAACCATTGGAAGATTCCCGCACTCCAGGAAATGGTCGCCCGGGCGCATCTCGCGGGCAAGAATTCCACCCCCTACAGCCCAACCAGCCGCCACGATTTCATGCACAACAAGGTTCTCGTCATCGACGACACCGTCATCACCGGCTCCTACAACTTTTCGCGCAGCGCGCAGTTCAACGCTGAAAACATTCTCTTTATCGAAAGCGCGCCACTCGCCGAAACATACAGTCGTTATATCGACCACTTGAAAACGAAATACGCGCGGTGA